The following nucleotide sequence is from Halapricum desulfuricans.
ACCGGAGACCGATTCCAGCGAGGTCTCGCGCGGCTCGGCGAGCGCGCTCCGAAGCGAGTCGAGACCGACGCCTTCGGTCGCGACCGTCGGCACGACCGGGACGCCGAGCAGCGATTCGAGCGTCTCGACGTCGATGTCGACGCCCTGACTCGCGGCCTCGTCCCACATGTTCAGCGCGACGACGGCCGGATGGCCCCGATCGAGCACCGCAAGCAGCAGGTTCAGTCCGCGCTCAATCCGCGTCGAATCGAGCACGCAGACGACCGGCGCGTCCGGGTACTCCTCGAGCAACTCGACGGCGACGGCCTCGGCCTCGTCGGTCGGGTTCAGCGAAAAGGTCCCCGGAACGTCGAGCAAGTCGACAGTGCGGTCTCCCAAGTCGAGTTCGCTTTCGGTGTACTCGACGGTCGTTCCGGGGTAGTTCGACTCGCTGATGTTCGTCCCGGCCAGCCGATTGAACAGTGCGCTCTTGCCGACGTTCGGGTGGCCGACCAGCAGGACTGGCGACCGCTCGGTCATTCTTCAGTGGCGACTTCGAGGTCCCGGGCCTGGGATCGACTCAACGAGACGGTCGATCGACCGACCGAGACGACGACGGGACCACCAAAGGGGTGTTTCGTGTGGACTTCGACGGTTTTGCCCGGTCGCACGCCCATCGACCGGAGACACTCTCTGTCGACGTCCTCGATCCGGGCACACTCGCCGCATTCGAGGTCGTCCAGCCGACAGCGCTTGCACCGTCGCTTGCGTCGACGCTTGCGCCGTCGCT
It contains:
- a CDS encoding FeoA family protein, whose translation is MTGQSDAGGGRSNRQGKRRRKRRRKRRCKRCRLDDLECGECARIEDVDRECLRSMGVRPGKTVEVHTKHPFGGPVVVSVGRSTVSLSRSQARDLEVATEE